In Thiohalophilus sp., a genomic segment contains:
- the purH gene encoding bifunctional phosphoribosylaminoimidazolecarboxamide formyltransferase/IMP cyclohydrolase, translating into MNKIQRALISVSDKSGIAEFARQLHEQFGVEILSTGGTAKLLSEAGIPVIEVSDYTGFPEMMDGRVKTLHPKIHGGLLGRRGTDDAVMQEHAIPPIDMVVVNLYPFREAIAKPDCDLPTAIENIDIGGPTMLRAAAKNHAGVAVLVNSIDYPRVLEEMADNDGALSDATRFDLAVKTFEHTAGYDGAIANYLGAIDSEGQHGGLPRTFNSQFHKVQAMRYGENPHQAAAFYVEADQHEASVATARQLQGKELSYNNIADTDAALECVKQFDTPACVIVKHANPCGVAQAENLLLAYDRAYATDPESAFGGIIAFNQELDAETARAIVERQFVEVIIAPGVSAEAIEVVAAKKNVRLLACGEFSNGQSRLDFKRVNGGLLVQEADLALYNNLKVVTQRQPSEQEMGDLLFSWQVAKFVKSNAIVYARELMTVGVGAGQMSRVNSARIAAIKAEQAGLEVPGSVMASDAFFPFRDGLDQAAEAGIRAVIQPGGSMRDEEVIAAADEHDIAMVFTGMRHFRH; encoded by the coding sequence ATGAATAAAATCCAGCGCGCGCTGATCAGCGTCTCCGATAAAAGCGGGATCGCCGAATTTGCCAGACAACTGCACGAGCAGTTCGGGGTCGAGATCCTCTCGACCGGCGGCACGGCAAAGTTGCTGAGTGAGGCCGGTATTCCGGTTATCGAGGTGTCCGACTACACCGGTTTTCCGGAAATGATGGACGGGCGGGTCAAGACCCTGCATCCGAAGATCCACGGCGGACTGCTGGGTCGGCGCGGCACGGATGACGCGGTGATGCAGGAACATGCCATCCCGCCCATCGACATGGTGGTGGTGAACCTCTATCCGTTTCGCGAGGCCATCGCCAAACCCGACTGCGATCTGCCCACCGCGATCGAAAACATCGATATCGGCGGGCCGACCATGTTGCGTGCCGCCGCCAAGAACCATGCCGGGGTGGCGGTGCTGGTCAACAGCATTGATTATCCGCGCGTGCTCGAAGAGATGGCCGACAACGACGGCGCGCTGAGCGATGCCACCCGTTTCGATCTGGCGGTTAAAACCTTCGAGCATACCGCCGGTTACGACGGCGCGATTGCCAACTACCTGGGCGCGATCGACAGCGAGGGACAACACGGTGGACTGCCGCGCACCTTCAACAGCCAGTTCCACAAAGTCCAGGCCATGCGTTATGGCGAGAACCCGCATCAGGCGGCCGCTTTTTACGTGGAAGCCGATCAGCACGAGGCCTCGGTGGCCACCGCGCGCCAGCTGCAGGGCAAAGAGCTGTCCTACAACAACATCGCCGACACCGATGCGGCACTCGAATGCGTCAAACAGTTCGACACCCCGGCCTGCGTCATCGTCAAGCACGCCAACCCCTGCGGGGTTGCCCAGGCCGAGAACCTGCTGCTGGCCTATGATCGTGCCTATGCCACCGATCCCGAATCGGCCTTCGGCGGCATCATCGCCTTCAACCAGGAACTGGATGCCGAAACCGCCAGAGCGATCGTCGAGCGCCAGTTTGTCGAGGTGATCATTGCGCCGGGTGTCAGCGCCGAGGCCATCGAGGTGGTCGCGGCCAAGAAGAACGTGCGCCTGCTGGCCTGCGGCGAGTTCAGCAACGGCCAGTCGCGGCTTGACTTCAAACGGGTCAACGGCGGCCTGCTGGTGCAGGAGGCCGATCTGGCTTTATATAATAACCTCAAGGTGGTGACCCAACGCCAGCCCTCGGAGCAGGAGATGGGTGATCTGCTGTTCAGCTGGCAGGTGGCCAAGTTCGTCAAGTCCAACGCCATCGTCTATGCCCGCGAGCTGATGACCGTGGGCGTCGGCGCCGGTCAGATGAGCCGGGTCAACTCGGCGCGCATCGCCGCCATCAAGGCCGAACAGGCGGGGCTGGAAGTGCCCGGTTCGGTGATGGCCTCCGACGCCTTCTTCCCCTTCCGCGACGGACTGGACCAGGCCGCCGAAGCCGGCATCCGGGCCGTGATTCAGCCCGGTGGCTCGATGCGCGACGAGGAAGTGATCGCCGCCGCCGACGAACACGACATTGCCATGGTCTTCACCGGCATGCGCCATTTCCGTCATTGA
- the purD gene encoding phosphoribosylamine--glycine ligase, with translation MKILVIGGGGREHALAWKAAQSERIETVYVAPGNAGTAREPGLQNVAIGAEDIQALLEFARSEAIDLTLVGPEAPLVAGVVDEFSAAGLPCFGPTRAAAQLEGSKAFTKDFLQRHQIPTAAYGNFTDVDEAIAYVRQQGAPIVVKADGLAAGKGVILAQSEDEAIAAVRDMLAGNAFGDAGHRVVIEEFLQGEEASFIVMADGEHILPLATSQDHKARDDGDRGPNTGGMGAYSPAPVVTPGIHARVMREVIEPTVRGMAAEGHPYTGFLYAGLMIGPDGTPKVLEYNCRFGDPETQPILMRLRSDLVALCEAALAQRLDQIEAEWDPRAALGVVLAAGGYPDSYRKGDVIAGLPDETPDSKVFHAGTAEQDGQIVTSGGRVLCAVGLGETVSEAQQRAYALVQQIHWDGVYYRNDIGHRAIAREQGGN, from the coding sequence ATGAAAATTCTGGTCATCGGCGGGGGCGGCCGGGAGCACGCCCTGGCCTGGAAAGCCGCCCAATCCGAACGGATCGAGACCGTGTATGTTGCCCCCGGCAATGCGGGCACCGCCCGTGAACCCGGTCTGCAAAACGTGGCCATCGGCGCCGAGGACATTCAGGCCCTGCTCGAGTTTGCCCGCAGCGAGGCCATCGACCTGACCCTGGTCGGCCCCGAGGCGCCGCTGGTGGCCGGCGTGGTGGATGAATTCAGCGCCGCCGGCCTGCCCTGTTTCGGCCCCACCCGCGCTGCCGCGCAGCTGGAAGGCTCCAAGGCCTTCACCAAGGATTTTCTGCAGCGGCATCAGATTCCCACCGCCGCCTACGGCAATTTTACCGACGTGGACGAGGCCATCGCCTATGTCCGCCAGCAGGGCGCGCCCATCGTGGTCAAGGCGGACGGGCTGGCCGCCGGCAAGGGGGTCATCCTGGCCCAGAGTGAGGACGAGGCCATTGCCGCGGTACGCGACATGCTGGCCGGCAATGCCTTCGGCGACGCCGGCCACCGGGTCGTCATCGAGGAGTTTTTGCAGGGCGAGGAAGCGAGCTTCATCGTCATGGCCGACGGCGAGCACATCCTGCCGCTGGCCACTTCCCAGGACCACAAGGCCCGCGACGACGGCGATCGCGGCCCCAATACCGGCGGCATGGGGGCCTACTCGCCCGCGCCGGTGGTCACCCCCGGGATTCACGCGCGCGTCATGCGCGAGGTCATCGAACCGACCGTGCGCGGCATGGCGGCTGAGGGCCATCCCTATACCGGGTTCCTCTATGCCGGGCTGATGATCGGCCCGGACGGCACGCCCAAGGTGCTCGAATACAACTGCCGTTTCGGCGATCCCGAGACCCAGCCGATTCTCATGCGCCTGCGCTCGGATCTGGTCGCCCTGTGCGAGGCGGCGCTGGCGCAACGGCTGGATCAGATCGAGGCCGAGTGGGACCCTCGCGCCGCGCTGGGGGTAGTGCTGGCGGCCGGCGGCTATCCGGACAGCTATCGCAAGGGCGATGTTATCGCGGGGCTCCCGGACGAGACGCCCGACAGCAAGGTGTTTCATGCCGGCACCGCCGAACAGGACGGGCAGATCGTGACCAGCGGCGGGCGTGTGCTGTGCGCCGTGGGACTGGGCGAAACCGTCAGCGAGGCCCAGCAGCGGGCCTATGCGCTGGTGCAGCAGATCCACTGGGACGGGGTCTATTACCGCAACGATATCGGTCATCGCGCGATTGCCCGCGAACAGGGTGGTAACTAG
- a CDS encoding phosphoribulokinase, which yields MSAKHPIIAVTGSSGAGTTTVKDAFEHIFFREQINPLVIEGDSYHRYDRAAMKEAIAKFAEEGKQLSHFGPEANHFDLLEETFQTYGKTGTCKRRYYLHSDEEAAEHNSRLNTDLTPGQFTPWEEIKEKTDLLFYEGLHGGVADGDIDVSKYVDLLVGVVPIVNLEWIQKIFRDNEQRGYSAEAIVDTILRRMEDYVHYITPQFSRTHINFQRVPTVDTSNPFIARDIPTPDESFIVIRFSDPTGIDFPYLLNMIPDSFMSRRNTIVVPGGKMGFAMELILNPLIHDMIQQKKKA from the coding sequence ATGTCTGCAAAACATCCCATTATCGCGGTCACCGGCTCCTCCGGCGCCGGGACCACCACGGTAAAAGACGCCTTTGAGCACATCTTCTTCCGCGAGCAGATCAATCCGCTGGTGATCGAAGGGGATAGCTACCACCGCTATGACCGCGCCGCCATGAAAGAGGCGATTGCCAAGTTTGCCGAAGAAGGTAAGCAACTGAGCCATTTCGGTCCGGAAGCCAACCACTTCGACCTGCTGGAAGAGACCTTCCAGACCTACGGCAAGACCGGCACCTGCAAGCGCCGCTATTACCTGCACAGCGACGAGGAAGCGGCCGAGCACAACAGCCGCCTGAACACCGATCTCACCCCCGGCCAGTTCACGCCCTGGGAAGAAATCAAGGAAAAGACCGACCTGCTGTTCTATGAAGGGCTGCATGGCGGTGTTGCCGACGGCGATATCGACGTGTCCAAATACGTCGACCTGCTGGTCGGCGTGGTGCCGATCGTCAACCTGGAATGGATCCAGAAGATCTTCCGCGACAACGAACAGCGCGGTTACTCCGCCGAGGCGATCGTCGACACCATCCTGCGTCGCATGGAAGACTACGTGCACTACATCACGCCGCAGTTCTCCCGCACCCATATCAACTTCCAGCGGGTGCCGACGGTGGATACCTCCAACCCGTTCATTGCCCGGGATATCCCGACGCCGGACGAAAGCTTTATCGTGATCCGTTTCAGCGACCCGACCGGGATCGATTTCCCCTATCTGCTGAACATGATCCCCGATTCGTTCATGTCACGTCGCAACACCATCGTGGTACCGGGCGGCAAGATGGGCTTCGCCATGGAGCTGATCCTCAACCCGCTGATCCACGACATGATCCAGCAAAAGAAAAAAGCCTGA
- a CDS encoding FIST signal transduction protein, whose amino-acid sequence MTQFKLGHAAENEWQKAADQVIQQIGACEECNLAFLYVTDAFSNELSKLLRYLKEQTGIAHWVGSIGNGICCTNTEYYDQPAIVVLACQFPQEQFRIFDMAQEEQQAPPPANPNDFSLRPAVVHGDPRNGHLPETIQELPEQLGNGYLIGGLTSSENHYFQVADDLTEGSLSGVIFEDIPMVTGLSQGCTPITGPRKLTACDHHMAITIDDRPALEVFKEDIGEVLARDIDRAAGYIFAAFPVQGSDTGDYLVRNVIGFDPDNNLLAIGEHMSPDTPIMFCRRDGKSAIEDMQRMLADVKKRLKGAEPKGGLYISCLGRGRHLFGENSEEMKMISEVFGDIPLVGFYANGEIAGQRLYGYTGVLTLFL is encoded by the coding sequence ATGACACAATTCAAACTGGGACATGCCGCCGAGAACGAATGGCAAAAGGCCGCCGATCAGGTGATACAACAGATCGGTGCCTGCGAGGAGTGCAACCTGGCCTTCCTCTATGTCACCGACGCCTTCAGTAACGAGCTGAGCAAGCTGCTGCGTTATCTCAAGGAACAGACCGGCATTGCCCACTGGGTCGGCAGTATCGGCAATGGCATCTGCTGTACCAATACCGAATATTACGACCAGCCGGCGATCGTCGTGCTCGCCTGCCAGTTCCCGCAAGAACAGTTCCGGATCTTTGATATGGCCCAGGAAGAACAGCAGGCGCCGCCGCCGGCCAATCCCAACGACTTTTCCCTGCGCCCGGCCGTGGTCCACGGCGATCCCCGTAACGGGCATCTGCCCGAGACGATCCAGGAACTGCCCGAGCAGCTGGGCAACGGTTATCTGATCGGCGGACTCACCTCCTCGGAAAACCATTATTTCCAGGTGGCCGACGATCTGACCGAAGGCTCGCTCTCCGGCGTCATCTTCGAGGATATCCCCATGGTCACGGGGCTGAGTCAGGGCTGCACCCCTATCACCGGGCCAAGGAAGTTGACCGCCTGCGATCATCATATGGCGATCACTATCGATGACCGTCCGGCGCTGGAGGTCTTCAAGGAGGACATCGGCGAGGTCCTGGCGCGCGACATTGATCGCGCCGCCGGTTATATCTTTGCGGCCTTCCCGGTCCAGGGCAGTGACACCGGCGACTATCTGGTGCGCAACGTGATCGGCTTCGATCCGGACAATAACCTGCTGGCCATCGGCGAGCACATGAGTCCCGATACGCCGATCATGTTCTGCCGCCGCGACGGCAAATCCGCCATCGAAGACATGCAACGCATGCTGGCCGATGTCAAAAAACGGCTCAAGGGCGCCGAACCCAAAGGCGGCCTCTACATCTCCTGCCTGGGCCGGGGCCGGCATCTGTTCGGCGAAAACAGTGAGGAAATGAAAATGATCAGCGAGGTCTTCGGCGACATCCCGCTGGTCGGCTTCTACGCCAACGGCGAAATCGCCGGCCAGCGCCTGTACGGCTACACCGGCGTTTTAACTTTATTTTTATAA
- a CDS encoding NADP(H)-dependent aldo-keto reductase, giving the protein MEYRKLGNTDIDISVICLGTMTWGEQNTPAEAFEQIEYALAQGVNFIDTAELYSIPPQAKTYGRTEEIIGEWLQKRGRRNDIVLASKIAGPGENWIPHIRGGKTRYNREYIRQAVNASLQRLQTDYLDLYQLHWPERQTNFFGQLGYQHRFDEDFTPLLETLEALEEQRQAGKIRHVGVSNETPWGVMRFLQLAEAHDLPRMLSVQNPYSLLNRSFEVGLAEIACREQCGLLAYSPLGFGVLSGKYLGGKKPAGARLTRYPDYTRYSNPQAIAATEQYVALAHKHNLDPAQMALAYINSRPFLTSNIVGATDMNQLQSNITSIDLNLSDEVLAGIEAIHQKFPNPSP; this is encoded by the coding sequence ATGGAATATCGCAAACTCGGGAACACCGATATCGACATCAGTGTCATCTGCCTGGGCACGATGACCTGGGGCGAGCAGAACACACCTGCCGAGGCGTTCGAGCAGATCGAGTATGCGCTGGCGCAGGGGGTCAACTTTATCGACACCGCCGAGCTGTATTCGATTCCGCCACAGGCGAAGACCTACGGGCGTACCGAGGAGATTATCGGCGAATGGCTGCAGAAACGCGGCCGGCGTAACGACATCGTGCTGGCCAGCAAGATCGCCGGGCCCGGCGAGAACTGGATTCCGCATATCCGCGGCGGCAAGACCCGTTATAATCGCGAGTATATCCGCCAGGCGGTGAATGCCAGTCTGCAGCGGCTGCAGACCGATTATCTCGATCTCTATCAGTTGCACTGGCCCGAGCGTCAGACCAACTTCTTTGGCCAGCTCGGCTACCAGCACCGCTTCGATGAAGATTTCACGCCATTGCTGGAAACCCTCGAGGCCCTGGAAGAGCAGCGCCAGGCGGGCAAGATTCGCCATGTGGGCGTCTCCAATGAGACCCCGTGGGGCGTCATGCGCTTTTTACAGCTGGCCGAAGCACACGATCTGCCCCGCATGCTCTCGGTGCAGAACCCTTACAGCCTGTTGAATCGCAGTTTCGAGGTGGGTCTGGCCGAGATCGCCTGTCGTGAGCAATGCGGCCTGCTGGCCTATTCACCGCTGGGTTTCGGCGTCCTCTCCGGCAAGTACCTGGGCGGCAAGAAACCGGCCGGCGCGCGCCTGACCCGTTATCCGGATTACACCCGCTACAGCAACCCGCAGGCGATCGCCGCCACCGAACAATACGTGGCACTGGCACACAAGCACAATCTGGACCCGGCACAAATGGCGCTTGCGTATATTAACAGCCGGCCGTTTCTGACCAGCAATATTGTCGGCGCCACTGACATGAACCAGCTGCAAAGCAATATTACCAGTATCGATCTGAATCTGTCCGATGAGGTACTCGCCGGTATCGAGGCTATTCACCAGAAATTCCCCAACCCCAGTCCCTGA
- a CDS encoding histidine triad nucleotide-binding protein: protein MTCLFCQIADGTQPADIVYNDDDVIGFRDINPQAPQHVLFIPRRHVGTINDFDSADAALIGRLTLAAQHYAGEQGFDEEGYRVVMNCNRMAGQTVYHVHLHLLAGRPLHWPPG, encoded by the coding sequence ATGACATGCCTGTTTTGTCAAATCGCCGACGGCACGCAACCGGCCGATATCGTCTATAACGATGACGATGTCATCGGCTTTCGCGACATCAATCCCCAGGCCCCGCAGCATGTGTTATTCATCCCGCGGCGCCATGTCGGTACGATTAATGATTTTGACAGCGCAGATGCCGCCCTGATCGGCAGGCTGACCCTCGCCGCGCAACACTATGCCGGCGAACAGGGGTTTGACGAGGAAGGTTACCGCGTGGTCATGAACTGCAACCGCATGGCCGGCCAGACCGTCTACCACGTCCACCTCCACCTGCTCGCCGGCCGCCCCCTCCACTGGCCGCCTGGTTAG
- a CDS encoding cyclic nucleotide-binding domain-containing protein, with protein MNDKPVLTIEILKKYEPIASLSTERLEELLSLLTLDSPGIGVSLFREGDIDNQTVYLLDGDIQLSSSDGAISKVITARDDEARFPLVDGQPRQATATALTRGHVIRIENSILDYMMMWDQMAVSEDREPPSAQTVTPPAEQDNPAAEGGRSWIRKVRHIMAFESMPPANIKQLLEKMQPLDVRAGDRIVEQGEPGDYYYVLTEGEAQVTRTVRLASLDAGSSFGEEALLSGGKRNASVTMETDGQVMRLAKEDFDALLKEPLLARLSPDESRVRVARGARWLDVRHAREFRHSRMPHAINIPLHELRMRLDELDREIEYICYCTTGKRSSAAAFLLVQNGFKASVLNGGIQVMPQDLQRG; from the coding sequence ATGAATGACAAGCCGGTTTTAACAATCGAAATCCTCAAAAAATACGAACCGATCGCCTCACTTTCCACCGAGCGCCTGGAAGAGTTGTTGAGCCTGCTGACACTCGATTCGCCCGGTATCGGCGTCAGTCTGTTTCGCGAGGGCGATATCGATAACCAGACAGTCTACCTGCTGGACGGGGATATTCAGCTCAGTTCTTCTGATGGCGCTATCAGCAAAGTGATCACCGCGCGGGATGACGAGGCGCGTTTCCCGCTGGTCGACGGACAGCCGCGGCAGGCAACGGCCACAGCCCTGACCCGCGGGCATGTGATTCGTATCGAGAACAGTATTCTCGATTATATGATGATGTGGGATCAGATGGCGGTATCCGAAGATCGTGAACCTCCGTCCGCTCAGACGGTGACGCCGCCGGCGGAACAGGATAACCCGGCGGCGGAAGGCGGACGCAGCTGGATCCGCAAGGTCCGCCATATCATGGCGTTTGAGTCGATGCCGCCGGCCAATATCAAACAGCTGCTGGAGAAGATGCAGCCGCTGGACGTCAGGGCGGGGGATCGCATTGTCGAACAGGGTGAGCCCGGTGATTATTATTATGTGCTTACAGAAGGGGAGGCGCAGGTGACCCGCACGGTGCGCCTGGCCAGCCTGGATGCCGGCAGCAGCTTTGGCGAAGAAGCCCTGCTCTCCGGCGGCAAGCGCAACGCCTCGGTGACCATGGAAACCGACGGGCAAGTGATGCGACTGGCCAAGGAGGATTTTGACGCACTTCTCAAGGAGCCCTTGCTGGCCCGGCTCTCGCCGGACGAATCACGGGTGCGTGTCGCCCGCGGCGCGCGCTGGCTGGATGTCCGTCACGCCCGCGAATTTCGCCATAGCCGCATGCCCCATGCCATCAACATCCCCCTGCACGAACTGCGCATGCGCCTGGATGAGCTGGACAGGGAGATCGAATACATCTGTTACTGCACCACCGGCAAGCGCAGTTCAGCGGCGGCCTTTTTACTGGTCCAGAACGGCTTCAAGGCCAGCGTCCTCAACGGCGGCATCCAGGTCATGCCCCAGGACCTGCAACGCGGTTAG
- a CDS encoding HDOD domain-containing protein produces the protein MSDDRDRDKKKNRDNVIPFRPRQTRERLAEPYLPEELYIADKIERIDQLPVIPELALRILKLRDDPDATVEQLVDIIMLDPSLAAQVIRYANSPLFGQRGHVKTLDDAIFRVLGFETVMYLAIGNSMAGAFRFPESGKLGLNHFWRSATYSAALMQNVAEQIKRDKKLQPGIAYLCGLTHNIGFLVLAQLFPENYHWLNNALNSHYGEPVIALEEELLGITHAHLGVRLMEEWQMPGELQAVAGHHHNLNYQGEFADYVWLTQITDQLLKRHELSDADSDELATMLYQQLGLSESDLNNALDDILQSADVLDTMVRSLIS, from the coding sequence ATGAGTGACGACAGGGACAGGGATAAGAAAAAGAACAGGGACAACGTCATTCCTTTTCGACCGCGCCAGACCCGGGAGCGCCTGGCAGAGCCGTACCTGCCGGAGGAACTGTATATCGCCGACAAGATTGAGCGGATTGATCAGTTGCCCGTGATTCCCGAACTGGCCCTGCGTATTCTGAAACTGCGTGATGATCCCGATGCCACTGTCGAGCAGCTGGTCGACATTATTATGCTCGATCCTTCCCTGGCCGCCCAGGTCATTCGTTATGCCAACTCCCCGCTGTTCGGACAGCGTGGCCATGTCAAAACGCTGGATGATGCGATCTTTCGGGTACTCGGCTTTGAAACCGTCATGTATCTGGCCATCGGCAATTCCATGGCCGGGGCTTTCCGCTTTCCCGAATCCGGCAAACTGGGATTGAATCATTTCTGGCGCAGCGCCACCTATAGTGCTGCCCTGATGCAAAATGTGGCTGAACAGATAAAGCGGGATAAAAAATTACAACCGGGGATCGCCTATCTGTGCGGTCTGACACATAACATCGGTTTTCTGGTGCTGGCGCAACTGTTCCCGGAGAATTATCACTGGCTGAACAACGCGCTAAATTCGCATTATGGCGAGCCGGTGATTGCCCTGGAAGAAGAGCTACTGGGTATTACCCATGCACATCTGGGTGTTCGCCTGATGGAGGAATGGCAAATGCCCGGTGAGCTGCAGGCCGTTGCCGGCCATCACCATAATCTGAATTACCAGGGAGAGTTTGCCGATTATGTCTGGCTGACCCAAATTACCGATCAGCTGCTCAAACGGCACGAGCTTTCCGATGCCGATAGTGATGAGCTGGCAACCATGCTTTACCAGCAACTGGGACTATCGGAGAGCGATTTGAACAATGCACTGGATGATATTTTACAATCGGCCGATGTACTCGATACCATGGTCCGCAGCCTGATAAGCTGA
- a CDS encoding TIGR04211 family SH3 domain-containing protein: protein MTYRVLILLFALSGLLGGSVHAQDDDGKVYISDMLRVGVRPEPDSRVTPVGVVTTGMHLEVLARRDGYIRIRTDKGLTGWIRDIYTTEEPPAMIRLEQVREQRAAMEKELTELRQAVNALEEANQTLNSQLDELKAERSKLQLRVARSAAQTKKSGSTVIFWVIGLVLIGIAAFAGGVVWQRYQTSRRLGGLRF, encoded by the coding sequence ATGACTTACCGAGTACTCATTCTCCTGTTTGCCCTGAGCGGTCTGCTCGGCGGATCTGTGCATGCCCAGGATGACGATGGCAAGGTGTATATCAGCGACATGCTGCGGGTTGGCGTGCGTCCGGAGCCGGACAGTCGCGTAACCCCCGTGGGCGTGGTGACCACCGGTATGCATCTGGAGGTGCTGGCACGGCGTGATGGTTACATCCGTATTCGTACCGACAAGGGGCTGACGGGCTGGATCAGGGATATTTATACCACCGAAGAACCCCCGGCGATGATCCGGCTGGAACAGGTCAGGGAACAGCGCGCCGCGATGGAGAAGGAGCTCACAGAGTTACGCCAGGCGGTCAATGCCCTGGAGGAAGCCAACCAAACGCTCAACAGCCAGCTCGATGAGCTCAAGGCGGAACGCTCCAAGCTGCAATTGCGCGTGGCCCGCAGCGCGGCGCAAACAAAGAAAAGCGGCAGTACTGTGATTTTCTGGGTGATCGGGTTGGTACTGATCGGAATTGCCGCCTTTGCCGGTGGGGTCGTCTGGCAGCGCTATCAGACGAGTCGACGACTGGGCGGATTACGTTTCTGA
- a CDS encoding Rieske (2Fe-2S) protein — translation MREFRVCHIEEIDDPGSLEVSLTCQGEEQNLFVIKFQGRLRGYINSCPHTGVPLNWLPDQFFDYNGELIQCALHGALFRPQDGYCVWGPCQGESLAAVPLRVEAQQIYVDCRQIRLLQPATNEH, via the coding sequence ATGAGAGAGTTCAGAGTTTGTCATATTGAGGAGATCGACGATCCGGGGAGTCTGGAAGTGAGCCTCACATGTCAGGGAGAGGAGCAGAACCTGTTTGTGATCAAATTTCAGGGCCGCCTGCGTGGCTACATCAACAGCTGCCCGCATACCGGAGTGCCACTCAACTGGTTGCCGGACCAGTTTTTTGACTATAACGGGGAGTTAATACAATGCGCACTGCACGGCGCGCTGTTCCGTCCGCAGGACGGGTATTGTGTTTGGGGCCCCTGCCAGGGAGAATCACTGGCCGCTGTGCCGCTGCGGGTGGAGGCGCAGCAGATCTATGTGGACTGTCGTCAGATCCGGCTGCTGCAGCCGGCCACGAACGAGCACTAA
- a CDS encoding HU family DNA-binding protein, with protein MATKKKAKKKVAKKKTTAKKAPAVKTIKEPMTKSALYALIAERTELQKKQVAAVFDELATIINGHVKRNGAGVFTLPGLLKIKVVRKPATKARKGINPFTGEPTVFKAKPARNVVKAQPLKALKDMAA; from the coding sequence ATGGCAACGAAGAAAAAAGCCAAGAAAAAAGTCGCGAAGAAGAAAACCACTGCCAAAAAGGCCCCGGCAGTCAAAACCATCAAGGAACCAATGACCAAATCCGCGCTGTACGCCCTTATCGCCGAACGCACCGAGCTGCAGAAAAAACAGGTCGCCGCGGTATTCGATGAACTGGCTACCATCATCAACGGTCATGTCAAGCGCAACGGCGCCGGTGTCTTCACCCTGCCTGGCCTGCTGAAAATCAAGGTTGTGCGCAAGCCTGCTACCAAGGCCCGCAAAGGCATCAACCCGTTCACCGGCGAACCCACCGTATTCAAGGCCAAGCCGGCCCGCAACGTGGTCAAGGCCCAGCCGCTCAAGGCTCTCAAGGATATGGCGGCCTGA